Proteins from a single region of Vanessa cardui chromosome 13, ilVanCard2.1, whole genome shotgun sequence:
- the LOC124534777 gene encoding bifunctional methylenetetrahydrofolate dehydrogenase/cyclohydrolase 2, mitochondrial isoform X1 gives MRQSICLRIVSTLLNTTMRSHTYIDSLGSARIMARVLDGKALAKEIKDELKIKIHDWINIGNRAPSLRCIIVGNDPASHTYVKNKIQAAVDVGIQAETIKYDETFTEDALIAAIESLNRDKNVDGILVQLPLPGGIDERKVCNTVAPEKDVDGFHITNVGQLSLDMPTIVPATALAVIEMLKRFKIETFGRNAVVVGRSKNVGMPIAMMLHSDGNHDSGLGMDATVTICHRYTPAEQLELHCRNADIIVTATGIPKLIKANMIKPGATVIDVGITRVPGEQGKTKLVGDVDYDEVSKIAGAVTPVPGGVGPMTVAMLMQNTFQAAQKIRGL, from the exons ATGAGGCAAAGCATATGCTTGCGTATAGTCAGTACTCTACTGAATACGACAATGAGAAGTCACACATACATTGATTCCTTGGGCTCGGCCag aatAATGGCCAGAGTTCTAGATGGTAAAGCCTTGGCTAAAGAAATTAAGGatgaattgaaaattaaaatacacgACTGGATTAACATAGGTAACCGCGCTCCATCACTACGTTGCATCATCGTAGGCAATGACCCAGCCAGTCACACATATGTCAAAAACAAGATTCAAGCAGCTGTTGATGTCGGTATACAAGCTGAAACTATTAAATACGATGAGACCTTCACGGAAGATGCTTTGATAGCAGCAATTGAATCTCTTAATCGTGACAAAAATGTGGATGGTATACTGGTTCAGTTACCTTTACCGGGCGGTATTGATGAAAGAAAAGTTTGTAATACTGTTGCCCCTGAGAAAGATGTTGACGGATTTCATATAACAAATGTCGGTCAATTGTCCCTTGACATGCCAACTATAGTACCTGCAACTGCCCTTGCTGTTATAGAAATGCTGAAGAG gttTAAAATAGAGACATTCGGTCGTAATGCAGTTGTAGTCGGACGGTCGAAGAACGTTGGAATGCCGATAGCAATGATGCTGCATAGTGATGGTAACCATGACAGTGGGTTAGGTATGGATGCGACGGTAACCATATGTCACAGATACACGCCGGCTGAGCAGCTGGAACTGCACTGTCGGAACGCTGACATTATTGTAACTGCCACAG GTATACCAAAACTTATAAAGGCAAATATGATTAAGCCCGGTGCTACCGTAATAGATGTAGGTATAACAAGAGTACCAGGCGAGCAAGGAAAGACTAAACTGGTTGGAGATGTGGACTACGAcg AGGTATCCAAAATAGCCGGTGCGGTCACTCCAGTACCAGGTGGGGTCGGTCCAATGACAGTAGCCATGCTCATGCAAAATACTTTCCAAGCGGCGCAGAAGATTCGAggcttataa
- the LOC124534777 gene encoding bifunctional methylenetetrahydrofolate dehydrogenase/cyclohydrolase 2, mitochondrial isoform X2 has product MARVLDGKALAKEIKDELKIKIHDWINIGNRAPSLRCIIVGNDPASHTYVKNKIQAAVDVGIQAETIKYDETFTEDALIAAIESLNRDKNVDGILVQLPLPGGIDERKVCNTVAPEKDVDGFHITNVGQLSLDMPTIVPATALAVIEMLKRFKIETFGRNAVVVGRSKNVGMPIAMMLHSDGNHDSGLGMDATVTICHRYTPAEQLELHCRNADIIVTATGIPKLIKANMIKPGATVIDVGITRVPGEQGKTKLVGDVDYDEVSKIAGAVTPVPGGVGPMTVAMLMQNTFQAAQKIRGL; this is encoded by the exons ATGGCCAGAGTTCTAGATGGTAAAGCCTTGGCTAAAGAAATTAAGGatgaattgaaaattaaaatacacgACTGGATTAACATAGGTAACCGCGCTCCATCACTACGTTGCATCATCGTAGGCAATGACCCAGCCAGTCACACATATGTCAAAAACAAGATTCAAGCAGCTGTTGATGTCGGTATACAAGCTGAAACTATTAAATACGATGAGACCTTCACGGAAGATGCTTTGATAGCAGCAATTGAATCTCTTAATCGTGACAAAAATGTGGATGGTATACTGGTTCAGTTACCTTTACCGGGCGGTATTGATGAAAGAAAAGTTTGTAATACTGTTGCCCCTGAGAAAGATGTTGACGGATTTCATATAACAAATGTCGGTCAATTGTCCCTTGACATGCCAACTATAGTACCTGCAACTGCCCTTGCTGTTATAGAAATGCTGAAGAG gttTAAAATAGAGACATTCGGTCGTAATGCAGTTGTAGTCGGACGGTCGAAGAACGTTGGAATGCCGATAGCAATGATGCTGCATAGTGATGGTAACCATGACAGTGGGTTAGGTATGGATGCGACGGTAACCATATGTCACAGATACACGCCGGCTGAGCAGCTGGAACTGCACTGTCGGAACGCTGACATTATTGTAACTGCCACAG GTATACCAAAACTTATAAAGGCAAATATGATTAAGCCCGGTGCTACCGTAATAGATGTAGGTATAACAAGAGTACCAGGCGAGCAAGGAAAGACTAAACTGGTTGGAGATGTGGACTACGAcg AGGTATCCAAAATAGCCGGTGCGGTCACTCCAGTACCAGGTGGGGTCGGTCCAATGACAGTAGCCATGCTCATGCAAAATACTTTCCAAGCGGCGCAGAAGATTCGAggcttataa